A single region of the Salipaludibacillus sp. LMS25 genome encodes:
- a CDS encoding (2,3-dihydroxybenzoyl)adenylate synthase produces MLKHYKPWPKELKTYYKKNGCWEDKTFGQMLRDRAITYGDRTAIVDHQSRVTYKELDKRVNQLAAGLQRIGLTCEDRVVVQLPNTLDFIEVIFALFRLGAIPVFSLISHRDSDIRYFCEFSEAKAYIIPGEGYGYDFKQLAKNIQTEVTNVDTIIVADEDGGEFYSLNDLYENETALPTIKADDVAFFQLSGGSTGLPKMIARTHNEYMYSLRMSADVCQLDETSVYLVVLPAAHNYPLSSPGVLGTMYAGGKVVLSKGASPDEAFPLIEQESVTITAVVPPLALIWLEAVPTRQYDLSSLHVLQVGGSKLSVEAAKRVTPVFGCTLQQVYGMAEGLVNYTRLDDPDDVITQTQGKPMSAYDDIRVVDEEDNPVAQGEIGELLTRGPYTIRGYYKAEEYNKKAFTADGYYRTGDLVRLSEDGSITVIDRVKDQINRAGEKIAAEEVENHLLAHPAVRDVAIVAMPDKWLGEKVCAFVIWRDPHVTAADLITFLRTEGLADYKIPDRFEWLTDFPKTAVGKVNKKELRRLITVKLNERHMV; encoded by the coding sequence ATGCTGAAACATTATAAGCCTTGGCCCAAAGAGCTAAAAACGTATTATAAAAAAAATGGCTGCTGGGAAGATAAAACATTCGGTCAGATGTTACGTGATCGTGCCATCACTTACGGCGATCGTACGGCGATCGTCGATCATCAATCACGAGTCACTTATAAGGAATTAGACAAGCGTGTTAACCAATTGGCGGCAGGGCTTCAACGTATTGGCTTAACGTGTGAGGATCGTGTCGTGGTTCAATTGCCGAATACATTGGATTTTATAGAAGTCATTTTTGCCCTTTTCCGACTCGGTGCTATCCCTGTTTTTTCACTCATATCCCATCGTGACAGTGACATTCGTTATTTTTGTGAATTCAGTGAAGCGAAAGCGTATATCATTCCAGGTGAAGGCTATGGCTATGATTTCAAGCAGCTAGCTAAAAACATACAAACAGAGGTAACAAACGTGGATACGATTATCGTGGCAGATGAGGACGGCGGAGAATTTTATTCATTAAATGACTTGTATGAAAATGAGACAGCATTACCAACCATAAAGGCAGACGACGTCGCATTCTTCCAACTGTCAGGTGGAAGCACAGGCTTGCCGAAAATGATCGCCAGGACACATAACGAGTATATGTATAGTCTGCGAATGAGTGCAGACGTCTGTCAATTGGATGAGACAAGTGTTTACTTAGTAGTATTACCAGCGGCTCACAATTATCCGTTAAGTTCACCTGGTGTACTTGGCACGATGTATGCTGGGGGAAAAGTGGTTCTTTCTAAAGGGGCAAGCCCGGATGAAGCATTTCCTCTTATTGAACAAGAAAGTGTCACCATCACAGCAGTCGTTCCACCTCTTGCGTTAATTTGGCTTGAAGCTGTTCCGACACGACAGTATGATTTATCATCCCTTCATGTCCTACAAGTAGGTGGCTCCAAACTGAGTGTGGAAGCTGCAAAAAGAGTAACACCTGTCTTCGGTTGTACATTACAACAAGTCTATGGCATGGCAGAAGGGCTCGTGAATTATACGCGTCTTGACGATCCCGACGACGTGATTACACAAACCCAAGGTAAACCAATGTCAGCTTATGACGATATTCGTGTCGTCGATGAAGAAGATAATCCAGTGGCACAAGGGGAGATCGGCGAATTGTTGACAAGAGGACCCTATACTATTCGGGGCTATTATAAAGCCGAGGAATATAACAAGAAAGCTTTTACGGCAGATGGGTATTACCGAACAGGGGACTTGGTTCGCCTCTCAGAGGACGGCTCTATAACAGTGATAGATCGCGTGAAGGATCAAATTAATCGCGCAGGTGAGAAAATTGCTGCTGAAGAAGTTGAGAATCATCTCCTGGCTCATCCAGCAGTGAGAGATGTGGCTATCGTCGCCATGCCTGATAAATGGCTCGGTGAGAAAGTATGCGCCTTTGTGATATGGCGAGACCCACATGTGACGGCAGCTGACTTGATAACTTTTCTAAGAACGGAAGGGTTGGCAGATTATAAGATTCCTGACCGTTTTGAATGGCTAACAGATTTTCCTAAAACAGCGGTAGGCAAAGTAAATAAAAAGGAGCTAAGGCGTCTCATTACAGTTAAGTTAAATGAACGTCATATGGTGTAA
- a CDS encoding isochorismatase family protein: MAIPSIKPYQMPKVTELPENKVTWKADPKRSALLIHDMENYFLDKFDQKASPFTELVHHIQQLKTECERLNIPVIYSAQPGGQTRDERGLLQDFWGNGVPNNEEKTAIHSSVKMTENDILLTKWRYSAFKQTNLLTMLREKDRDQLIICGVYAHIGCLMTAGEAFMEDIQPFIMTDAMADFSADYHRMAVTYVAERCGVVRATAQLLDEWKNTAAVQATSPLPKTKESLLHQVAETMDESASSLTLSDNLIEKGLDSIRIMSLVEKWRQEGATVTFTDLAEQPTLDQWWNLLTATSETPY, encoded by the coding sequence ATGGCTATCCCATCGATTAAACCTTATCAGATGCCAAAAGTAACAGAGTTACCTGAAAATAAAGTGACGTGGAAAGCTGATCCAAAGCGCTCTGCTCTTCTTATCCATGATATGGAGAATTACTTTTTAGACAAATTTGATCAGAAAGCGTCCCCATTTACTGAACTTGTTCACCATATTCAACAACTAAAAACGGAATGTGAACGTTTAAATATACCTGTTATTTATTCTGCGCAACCAGGTGGTCAAACACGGGATGAACGTGGCCTGTTACAGGATTTTTGGGGAAATGGTGTGCCGAATAACGAAGAGAAAACAGCGATTCACAGCTCGGTAAAGATGACTGAGAATGATATATTACTAACGAAATGGCGGTATAGTGCCTTTAAGCAGACGAACTTGCTTACAATGTTACGTGAAAAGGACCGGGATCAACTGATAATATGTGGTGTCTACGCACACATAGGTTGCTTGATGACAGCTGGGGAAGCATTTATGGAGGATATTCAGCCTTTTATTATGACAGATGCTATGGCAGATTTTTCAGCTGACTATCACCGAATGGCTGTCACTTATGTAGCCGAACGTTGTGGCGTTGTACGAGCTACAGCGCAACTACTGGATGAATGGAAGAATACCGCTGCTGTTCAAGCAACATCACCCTTACCAAAGACGAAAGAATCCCTCCTTCACCAAGTAGCTGAAACGATGGATGAATCAGCATCTAGTCTTACATTAAGTGACAACTTGATCGAAAAAGGCTTGGACTCTATTAGGATAATGAGTCTTGTGGAAAAATGGCGGCAAGAAGGGGCAACCGTCACATTTACCGATCTTGCTGAGCAACCGACGCTAGACCAGTGGTGGAACCTTTTGACTGCCACATCGGAAACACCCTATTAA
- the dhbC gene encoding isochorismate synthase DhbC, whose product MKTSMPNREKAEQLLYDYTPESSFFLASSKHTLLANGVFTCLRHDGITNYHSLQEQVDAALDKAKRYGLSDNPVVVGAIPFNSEQEAYLKVPLFTSWSNALPFKQMTNISGEAPVSSYTINPVPLPEEYEQAVNQGLKRISAGELKKIVLSRSLEVTTEEKVIIRDLLYRLAMANPDGYTFAVNLNDDATLASGQRALIGASPELLISKKGIKVTANPLAGSAPRSQDKEEDAQRSSALLQSAKDRHEHAVVVGSVAEALKPFCKSLHVPEEPSLLHTKTMWHLSTVIEGTLSSEAVTSLQLAQALHPTPAVCGTPTAAAKKAIQSIESFERGLFTGMVGWNDSRGDGEWVVTIRCAEVADYTLKLFAGAGIVDGSTPTGELAETSAKFQTMLQAIGMSRDEAVQIRGIKNAETL is encoded by the coding sequence ATGAAAACAAGCATGCCAAATAGAGAGAAAGCCGAACAACTGCTTTATGATTATACGCCTGAGTCCTCTTTCTTTTTAGCTTCCTCAAAACATACCTTATTGGCTAATGGTGTTTTTACGTGCTTAAGGCATGATGGGATAACGAATTATCATTCCTTACAAGAACAAGTAGACGCTGCATTAGATAAAGCTAAACGTTATGGGTTAAGTGATAATCCAGTAGTGGTTGGGGCTATCCCTTTTAATTCTGAACAAGAAGCTTATTTAAAGGTTCCTCTTTTTACAAGTTGGTCTAATGCTCTTCCTTTCAAACAGATGACGAATATATCTGGAGAAGCCCCTGTGTCGTCATACACGATTAACCCTGTGCCATTGCCTGAAGAATACGAGCAGGCTGTCAATCAAGGCTTAAAGAGAATTAGTGCAGGTGAATTGAAAAAAATTGTTCTATCGCGATCACTTGAAGTCACTACTGAAGAAAAAGTGATCATTCGCGACTTATTATACCGACTTGCTATGGCAAACCCTGACGGCTATACATTCGCTGTTAATCTAAATGACGATGCGACATTGGCTAGTGGTCAGAGAGCGTTAATAGGGGCAAGTCCAGAGCTGTTAATTTCAAAAAAGGGGATAAAAGTGACGGCCAATCCGTTAGCTGGTTCTGCGCCGCGCAGTCAAGATAAAGAGGAAGATGCTCAGCGGTCGTCTGCCTTACTCCAATCTGCAAAGGATCGTCATGAGCATGCCGTAGTGGTGGGCTCAGTAGCGGAAGCGTTAAAACCTTTTTGTAAGTCTCTACATGTACCAGAAGAGCCGTCCCTTCTTCATACAAAAACGATGTGGCATTTATCAACTGTTATTGAAGGTACGTTGTCATCTGAAGCAGTGACGTCACTTCAATTAGCTCAAGCGCTTCATCCTACCCCTGCAGTGTGCGGCACACCGACGGCCGCTGCTAAAAAGGCAATTCAATCGATTGAGTCCTTTGAACGCGGGTTGTTTACAGGCATGGTCGGCTGGAATGACAGTCGTGGAGATGGGGAGTGGGTTGTGACAATTCGATGTGCGGAGGTGGCAGATTATACGCTGAAACTTTTCGCTGGAGCTGGTATCGTTGACGGTTCAACTCCTACAGGTGAATTAGCAGAAACATCCGCTAAATTCCAAACGATGCTACAGGCGATCGGTATGTCACGAGATGAGGCCGTTCAGATAAGGGGGATAAAGAATGCTGAAACATTATAA
- a CDS encoding 2,3-dihydro-2,3-dihydroxybenzoate dehydrogenase: MQYEGLTGKVAVVTGAAQGIGAAVVQALIKQGTTVAALDCNEIFVEKSSLSSTGNEEAVHRFKCDVTEKGNVDQVIQTIETSVGPIGMLVNVAGILKTGSVHELSPEDWHGTFAVNTTGLFYMAQAVSQFMITRQDGVIVTVGSNAAYIPRMKMSAYAASKAAATMFTKCLGLELAEHNIRCNSVSPGSTDTPMQRNMWKDKHGEQRVISGNDEEYRTGIPLKRIAEPSDIADTVLFLVSDKARHITMHDIRIDGGATLGV; the protein is encoded by the coding sequence ATGCAATATGAGGGATTAACCGGAAAGGTGGCAGTTGTCACTGGTGCGGCCCAAGGGATAGGAGCAGCCGTCGTTCAAGCTTTGATAAAACAAGGAACAACAGTAGCGGCCCTCGATTGTAACGAGATATTTGTTGAGAAATCGTCTCTATCGTCGACGGGAAATGAAGAAGCTGTTCACCGTTTTAAGTGTGATGTGACAGAGAAAGGAAATGTTGATCAAGTTATTCAAACAATTGAAACATCAGTTGGTCCCATCGGTATGTTAGTAAACGTTGCTGGCATTTTAAAGACAGGGTCTGTACATGAGTTGTCCCCTGAAGATTGGCATGGGACGTTTGCTGTTAACACAACAGGCTTGTTTTATATGGCTCAAGCCGTCAGCCAGTTTATGATCACTCGCCAAGACGGTGTGATCGTCACAGTCGGCTCTAATGCGGCTTATATCCCGCGAATGAAGATGTCAGCTTATGCCGCGTCTAAAGCAGCAGCGACGATGTTTACAAAGTGTCTCGGTTTAGAATTAGCGGAACATAATATTCGATGTAATAGTGTATCTCCTGGCTCTACAGATACTCCTATGCAACGAAACATGTGGAAAGATAAGCATGGCGAACAACGTGTGATTAGTGGAAATGATGAGGAGTATCGCACCGGTATCCCGTTGAAAAGAATCGCTGAACCTTCAGATATTGCAGATACCGTTCTTTTTCTTGTATCTGATAAAGCACGTCATATTACCATGCACGACATTCGTATTGATGGTGGGGCAACACTTGGAGTTTAA